The Musa acuminata AAA Group cultivar baxijiao unplaced genomic scaffold, Cavendish_Baxijiao_AAA HiC_scaffold_243, whole genome shotgun sequence genome window below encodes:
- the LOC135657274 gene encoding sigma factor binding protein 1, chloroplastic-like: MKRLGVHPKCLKRSKAAKKTPIKVVYISDPMRVTATAATFRSLVQRLTGRDSVLETTDDSSTASASPSAASSTPSNHGVSCNVEQENSLVAPIEAFDEAFVARMLESFSGFM, encoded by the coding sequence ATGAAGAGACTGGGCGTCCACCCCAAGTGCCTCAAGCGGTCCAAGGCGGCCAAGAAGACCCCGATCAAGGTGGTGTACATCTCGGACCCCATGAGGGTgaccgccaccgccgccaccttcCGCTCCCTCGTTCAGAGGCTCACCGGCCGGGACTCGGTGCTCGAAACGACGGATGACTCCTCGACAGCGTCTGCATCTCCCTCGGCGGCGAGCTCGACCCCGTCGAATCATGGCGTCAGCTGCAACGTGGAGCAGGAGAACAGCTTGGTGGCTCCGATCGAAGCGTTTGATGAGGCGTTTGTTGCACGAATGCTGGAGAGCTTTTCTGGATTCATGTAG